One Spiroplasma sp. NBRC 100390 DNA window includes the following coding sequences:
- a CDS encoding phosphate ABC transporter permease, producing the protein MHQINSNVFKRKQITDRLAKVIITLFSLCGIIAVLLIIYFIVASSIPALRYQGFWKFLTGTKWVINNETGEYQFGALAFIIGTILVLTLAIIIAAPLAILTALFVTEFLSPRLRAFIIFIIELLAGIPPVLFAVFGRETIGMLFVRMGASGPTNLLTAGVILAFLALPTIFALSANAFLSVPKSYRFAALAMGASRTYTAFKVVKKAAKTKIIGAVIFGMCRVIGEVTAMILLTGMAAQIPNLNEGFWKFLFSPIATLATQIGIELPEHVASLHRSALFALGLVLLIMVSILNLIILTTYKIQRQKERGKHLIPGLKRKHHQPLTTMLTEANYSSELSQESFRALINKKITTNYYNKTMNSWRIFWMILTCLLTLSFSAWIILNIISNGFAAVAYLSQFDASAFIGYYELPPLIISTFMLIFTGTFLSIPIGIITAIYLSEYARKNSRLVTLIQFSTDALVATPSIVFAIFGYVVLVVGLQLGHNFWSAGLMFFVMTLPIIIRVVEDALRNVPQEYRDAALALGTSKIGMVCKVALPNAKGGIVTGVIFAISKIITETAPVLIILTSSPFIPTGFNDIGTTLTVKVFQLVNEPGLLLVLSNYLQVSLTELTNHMIHHLSFIIILFVLALNIFVKIIGSFENNRQPKWWTVISTFIKCYCGSLLGRKNAWKKQLQKSAHSSNKTAKITAKIRNYNEQLLIMYQTKLTKLKKEIESINHQKKQDNYQLSITALEHKIENLEEEMG; encoded by the coding sequence ATGCATCAAATTAATAGTAACGTCTTTAAACGCAAACAAATTACTGATCGTCTTGCAAAAGTAATCATTACTTTATTTTCATTGTGTGGGATTATTGCCGTCCTTTTGATTATTTATTTCATTGTTGCTAGTTCGATTCCCGCTTTGCGTTACCAAGGATTTTGAAAGTTTTTAACAGGAACTAAATGAGTTATTAATAATGAAACGGGAGAATACCAGTTTGGTGCTTTAGCGTTTATTATTGGTACGATTTTAGTTTTAACATTAGCGATTATTATTGCTGCTCCGTTAGCAATTTTAACCGCTCTTTTTGTGACAGAATTTTTATCCCCGCGACTGAGAGCTTTTATTATTTTTATTATTGAATTATTAGCGGGAATTCCTCCGGTTTTATTTGCGGTGTTTGGTCGTGAGACAATTGGAATGTTATTTGTGCGGATGGGTGCTAGTGGACCAACAAACTTATTAACAGCGGGTGTTATTTTAGCCTTCTTAGCTTTACCAACAATTTTTGCATTATCCGCAAATGCTTTTTTAAGTGTTCCTAAATCATATCGTTTTGCTGCTTTAGCAATGGGTGCGTCACGAACATATACTGCTTTTAAAGTAGTGAAAAAGGCAGCAAAAACAAAAATTATTGGTGCTGTTATTTTTGGAATGTGTCGTGTTATTGGGGAAGTGACGGCGATGATTTTATTAACTGGAATGGCCGCTCAAATCCCTAATTTAAACGAGGGGTTTTGAAAGTTTTTATTTAGTCCAATTGCGACATTGGCAACCCAAATTGGAATTGAACTACCTGAACATGTTGCTAGTTTACATCGTTCGGCCTTATTTGCTTTAGGGTTAGTTTTATTAATAATGGTTTCAATTTTAAATCTTATTATTTTAACCACTTATAAAATTCAACGACAAAAAGAACGTGGAAAACATTTAATTCCTGGGTTAAAGCGAAAACATCATCAGCCTTTAACCACTATGTTAACAGAAGCAAATTATTCATCAGAGTTGTCACAAGAAAGTTTTCGTGCTTTAATTAATAAAAAAATAACAACTAATTATTATAATAAAACAATGAATTCTTGGCGAATCTTTTGAATGATATTAACTTGCTTATTAACTCTTAGTTTTAGTGCTTGGATTATATTAAATATTATTAGCAATGGGTTTGCCGCAGTTGCTTATTTATCACAGTTTGATGCAAGTGCTTTTATTGGGTATTATGAATTACCCCCGTTAATTATTTCAACTTTTATGTTAATTTTTACCGGAACGTTTTTATCAATTCCAATTGGAATTATTACGGCAATTTATTTAAGTGAATATGCTCGAAAAAATAGCCGCTTAGTAACTTTAATTCAGTTTTCAACTGATGCTTTAGTTGCAACACCATCAATTGTTTTTGCTATTTTTGGTTATGTTGTTCTTGTTGTTGGGTTACAATTGGGACATAATTTTTGGTCAGCAGGATTAATGTTTTTTGTAATGACTTTACCAATTATTATTCGGGTAGTTGAAGATGCGCTGCGAAATGTACCTCAAGAATATCGTGATGCTGCTTTGGCGTTGGGAACAAGTAAAATTGGAATGGTTTGTAAAGTTGCTTTGCCAAATGCGAAAGGGGGAATTGTAACAGGAGTAATTTTTGCAATTAGTAAAATTATTACCGAAACCGCACCGGTTCTTATTATTTTGACTTCCTCTCCTTTTATTCCAACTGGTTTTAATGATATTGGAACAACATTAACGGTAAAAGTTTTTCAATTAGTTAATGAACCAGGATTGTTACTAGTTCTTTCAAATTATTTGCAAGTTTCATTAACCGAATTAACAAATCATATGATTCATCATTTGTCTTTTATTATTATTCTATTTGTTTTAGCGTTAAATATTTTTGTTAAAATTATTGGATCGTTTGAAAACAATCGTCAACCGAAATGATGAACAGTGATTAGTACTTTTATTAAATGCTATTGTGGTTCTTTGTTAGGACGAAAAAATGCATGAAAAAAACAACTGCAAAAATCAGCGCATAGTTCAAATAAAACTGCAAAAATTACAGCAAAAATAAGAAATTACAATGAGCAATTATTAATAATGTATCAGACAAAGTTAACAAAATTAAAAAAAGAAATTGAAAGTATTAATCACCAGAAAAAACAGGATAATTATCAACTATCAATTACTGCTTTAGAACATAAGATTGAGAACTTAGAAGAGGAAATGGGATAA
- a CDS encoding PstS family phosphate ABC transporter substrate-binding protein — protein MKKILGLLTAITLTSSSVVSVISCQKKPTYLFGGSTSVQPLMNSVLKKFNSEHDIRVAYNSSGSSGGETGIKDNTLVFGFTSRALKTEFTKVPYAGLKFAIDGILIIANLPSDCILAPSDLDIVNGKVDILQQIYEGATKQWGDLLGCQSSKKVIPINREQNSGTRDVFQGKLKIKEFSSSLRTVNNTAAAIQEVKNIQGAIGYVSYGAKKLVDEANLSILRYKGIVASPATLETDYDLKRYFELTFRLKDNKNLSLVKDFLTFLKDKEKGQQAIQADELIPVWEWYGTNPFSDLSTLD, from the coding sequence TTGAAGAAAATTTTAGGATTATTAACAGCAATAACGTTAACTAGCAGCAGTGTGGTTAGTGTTATTAGTTGTCAAAAAAAACCAACTTATTTGTTTGGTGGATCAACTTCGGTGCAACCGTTAATGAATTCTGTTTTAAAAAAATTTAATTCAGAACATGATATTAGGGTTGCTTACAATAGTAGTGGCTCTAGTGGTGGAGAAACAGGGATTAAAGATAATACCTTAGTTTTTGGTTTTACTTCGCGGGCTTTAAAAACAGAGTTTACAAAAGTTCCGTATGCTGGTTTAAAATTTGCTATTGATGGTATTTTGATAATTGCTAATTTACCATCAGATTGTATTTTAGCACCTTCAGACTTAGACATTGTTAATGGTAAGGTTGATATTTTACAACAAATTTATGAAGGGGCAACAAAACAATGAGGTGATTTGTTAGGATGCCAATCTTCAAAAAAGGTTATTCCAATTAATCGTGAACAAAATTCTGGAACACGTGATGTTTTTCAAGGAAAGCTAAAAATTAAAGAATTTAGTTCATCGTTAAGAACAGTAAACAATACTGCTGCGGCAATTCAAGAAGTAAAAAATATTCAAGGAGCAATTGGATATGTTTCATATGGTGCTAAAAAATTGGTAGATGAAGCAAATTTGAGTATTTTAAGATATAAAGGCATTGTAGCATCACCAGCAACTTTAGAAACAGATTATGATTTAAAACGTTATTTTGAGTTAACATTTCGTTTAAAGGATAATAAAAATTTATCATTAGTCAAAGATTTTCTGACGTTCTTAAAAGATAAAGAAAAAGGTCAACAAGCGATTCAGGCTGATGAATTAATCCCAGTTTGAGAATGATATGGCACAAATCCTTTTTCTGATTTATCAACATTAGATTAA
- a CDS encoding lipoprotein, whose product MKKLLSIFTAISILATPVTWVAGCSPVLDLPYISNNKISENTKKAINDAVLSNKKDAKIKSLFDYNLDEWSNPNFKPVKNIMTVKLNSNDLFNQTHQYLTMQQKMNNNVAIKKDTLEYMQKSLLSSRDMISQPWPTVVEKYNWYLDQKSKNQSVIDLSQLTSYFDGSPWNEALIDKKRWLYVDQVRSNNPNDWFKDAHAWSLNPKSIRYNEKTKFDQGIFYHILLNTFLKEVNNEYNVKLRAIWNENDSQYIVSPDIAGITFAFTTWDPNKWTKHFVDGHPIVESNANIFENLPILPIEQTIGVKLIVADIYGTISSYLIGNFVISNLLGLDSSS is encoded by the coding sequence ATGAAAAAATTGTTAAGTATTTTTACTGCAATTAGCATTTTAGCTACTCCAGTAACATGAGTTGCTGGTTGCAGTCCAGTTCTTGACTTACCTTATATTTCAAATAATAAAATTTCAGAAAATACAAAGAAAGCAATTAATGATGCTGTTTTAAGTAACAAAAAAGATGCAAAAATTAAGTCATTATTTGATTATAATCTTGATGAATGGTCAAATCCCAACTTTAAACCAGTTAAAAATATTATGACAGTAAAGTTAAATTCGAATGATTTATTTAATCAGACGCATCAATATTTAACAATGCAACAAAAGATGAATAATAATGTAGCAATCAAAAAAGATACTTTAGAATATATGCAAAAAAGTTTATTATCTTCACGAGATATGATTAGTCAACCGTGACCGACAGTTGTGGAAAAGTATAATTGATATTTAGATCAAAAAAGTAAAAATCAAAGTGTTATTGATTTATCACAATTAACGAGTTATTTTGATGGTAGTCCTTGAAATGAAGCTTTAATTGATAAGAAACGCTGATTATATGTTGACCAAGTTCGTAGTAATAACCCAAATGATTGATTTAAAGATGCGCATGCATGGTCATTAAATCCAAAGAGTATTCGTTATAATGAAAAAACTAAATTTGATCAAGGAATTTTTTATCATATTTTACTTAATACCTTTTTAAAAGAAGTTAACAATGAATATAATGTTAAACTAAGAGCAATTTGAAATGAAAATGATAGTCAATATATTGTTAGTCCAGATATTGCGGGGATTACTTTTGCTTTTACCACATGAGATCCAAACAAATGAACGAAACACTTTGTTGATGGTCATCCAATTGTTGAAAGTAATGCCAATATTTTTGAAAACTTACCAATTTTACCAATTGAACAAACAATTGGTGTTAAATTAATTGTTGCTGATATTTATGGAACAATTTCAAGCTATCTGATTGGAAACTTTGTTATTTCTAACTTATTAGGTTTAGACAGTTCTTCATAA
- a CDS encoding lipoprotein has protein sequence MKKLLTILTTVSLLTPTMDTIISCNSKPKFIPDDDDSTQTTKDVEIMNNIKNKVLEQFKAFWNQKATIDINDYPDQVTKFQELVTNLKTNDGTVLTGEAIRQWRFLDQLLTAFQTEFNNLNREIANEYSNYYLNTTPLSIEPNDISFTLQYINFDNLAKLITVDSNSIMGITINFNIKYQVKFKDFEQPDKIDGLVVIANDLEALSGIQKNLENYFISFIDELLKKQKYEIIDTVNRNFNDLNNSNTIWPIIMTELNARKIAFKNSPSWNSFYSTFTTGKTVYKYDSVLSWAGEGYNKEKLIPEKFLEFYKRKYFTVSSQEDYYVKANITSFTPYSLTIENLPFNNKNSSKKLKTSIKVLTAKDFVDQKLNEFAETTMNLWHYFQIETYNDKLVFKMNQNDFDNLVKATNSFSEKNNSYANLAPVFRTIFKIFNDKLDAKISRYINISFGKTSDKVKLIKQDSSFAFQLFRKQNENGYYTYLDVNFSYNSFAYSFFFKPNDKETNTDKKDEFLQTIEFKVV, from the coding sequence ATGAAAAAGCTATTAACAATTTTAACAACTGTTAGTTTATTAACACCAACAATGGATACAATTATTAGTTGTAATAGTAAGCCAAAGTTTATTCCAGATGATGATGATTCAACGCAAACCACTAAGGATGTTGAAATTATGAATAATATTAAAAACAAAGTATTAGAACAGTTCAAAGCATTTTGAAATCAAAAAGCAACAATTGATATTAACGATTATCCTGATCAAGTCACAAAATTTCAGGAATTAGTTACTAATTTAAAAACTAATGATGGTACTGTTTTAACTGGTGAAGCAATTCGTCAGTGGCGTTTTCTTGATCAATTGCTTACGGCATTTCAAACAGAGTTTAATAATTTAAATCGTGAAATTGCTAATGAGTATTCAAATTATTATCTTAATACAACGCCATTGTCAATTGAACCCAACGATATTTCTTTTACTTTACAGTATATTAATTTTGATAATTTGGCAAAACTAATTACAGTTGATAGTAATAGTATTATGGGAATTACTATTAATTTCAATATTAAATATCAAGTTAAATTTAAAGATTTTGAACAACCTGATAAAATCGATGGATTAGTTGTTATTGCAAATGATCTTGAAGCACTAAGTGGGATTCAAAAAAATCTTGAAAACTATTTTATAAGTTTTATTGATGAACTTTTAAAAAAGCAAAAGTATGAAATTATTGATACCGTAAATCGTAATTTTAATGATCTTAATAATAGTAATACTATTTGACCAATAATTATGACTGAATTAAACGCAAGAAAGATTGCATTTAAAAATAGTCCTTCATGAAATTCTTTTTATTCTACATTTACTACTGGTAAAACAGTATATAAATATGATTCAGTTTTATCATGGGCTGGCGAAGGATATAATAAAGAGAAGTTAATTCCAGAGAAATTTTTAGAATTTTATAAACGAAAATATTTTACAGTAAGTTCGCAAGAAGACTATTATGTTAAAGCAAATATCACATCTTTTACTCCATATAGTTTAACAATCGAAAACTTACCTTTTAATAATAAAAATTCATCTAAAAAACTTAAAACTTCAATTAAAGTTTTAACAGCAAAAGATTTTGTTGATCAAAAATTAAATGAGTTTGCTGAAACAACCATGAATTTATGACATTATTTTCAAATTGAAACATATAATGATAAACTCGTCTTTAAAATGAACCAAAATGATTTTGATAATTTAGTTAAAGCAACTAATTCTTTTTCAGAAAAAAATAATTCATATGCAAATTTAGCGCCAGTGTTTCGAACAATTTTTAAAATATTTAATGATAAATTAGATGCAAAAATTTCTCGTTATATCAATATTTCATTTGGTAAGACTTCAGATAAAGTAAAGTTAATAAAACAAGATAGTTCATTTGCTTTTCAATTATTTCGAAAACAAAATGAAAATGGATATTATACATATTTAGATGTAAACTTTAGTTACAATAGTTTTGCTTATAGTTTTTTCTTTAAACCAAATGATAAAGAAACAAATACTGATAAAAAGGATGAATTTTTACAGACAATTGAATTTAAAGTTGTTTAA
- a CDS encoding lipoprotein produces the protein MKKLLTILTTVSLLTPTMDTIVSCNSKPKFIPDDDDSTQTTKDVEIMNNIKNKVLEQFKAFWNQKATIDINDYPDQVTKFQELVTNLKTNDGTVLIGEAIRQWRFLDQLLTAFQTEFNNLNREIANEYSNYYLNTTPLSIEPNDISFTLQYINFDNLAKLITVDNNSIMGITINFNIKYQVKFKDFEQPDKINGLVVIANDLEALSGIQKNLENYFISFIDELLKKQKYEIIDTVNRDFDSIYGGNTIWPIIMTELNARKIAFKNSPSWNSFYSSFGLARTVSKSDSVLSWAGEGYNKEKLTAENFLKYYKRKYFTASSQEDYYVKANITSFIPYSLTIENLPFNNKNSSKKLKTSIKVLIAKDFVDQKLNEFVETTLNLWQYYQIETYNDKLVFKMNQNDFDNLVKTTNSFSEKNNSYANLAPVFRAVFKIFNDKLDKKITRDTRIAFSNSLDKVKLIKQDSSFAFQLFRKQNENGYYPWLDINFSYNSFAYSFFFKPDNKETNTDKKDEFLQTIEFKVV, from the coding sequence ATGAAAAAGTTATTAACAATTTTAACAACTGTTAGTTTATTAACACCAACAATGGATACAATTGTTAGTTGCAATAGTAAGCCAAAGTTTATTCCAGATGATGATGATTCAACGCAAACCACTAAGGATGTTGAAATTATGAATAATATTAAAAACAAAGTATTAGAACAGTTCAAAGCATTTTGAAATCAAAAAGCAACAATTGATATTAACGATTATCCTGATCAAGTCACAAAATTTCAAGAATTAGTTACTAATTTAAAAACTAATGATGGTACTGTTTTAATTGGTGAAGCAATTCGTCAGTGGCGTTTTCTTGATCAATTGCTTACGGCATTTCAAACAGAGTTTAATAATTTAAATCGTGAAATTGCTAATGAGTATTCAAATTATTATCTTAATACAACGCCATTGTCAATTGAACCCAACGATATTTCTTTTACTTTACAGTATATTAATTTTGATAATTTGGCAAAACTAATTACAGTTGATAATAATAGTATTATGGGAATTACTATTAATTTCAATATTAAATATCAAGTTAAATTTAAAGATTTTGAACAACCTGATAAAATCAACGGATTAGTTGTTATTGCAAATGATCTTGAAGCACTAAGTGGAATTCAAAAAAATCTTGAAAACTATTTTATAAGTTTTATTGATGAACTTTTAAAAAAGCAAAAGTATGAGATTATTGATACCGTAAATCGTGATTTTGACAGTATTTATGGCGGAAATACTATTTGACCAATAATTATGACTGAATTAAACGCAAGAAAGATTGCATTTAAAAATAGTCCTTCATGAAATTCTTTTTATTCTTCATTTGGTCTTGCGAGAACAGTATCTAAGTCAGATTCAGTTTTATCATGGGCTGGCGAAGGATATAATAAAGAAAAATTAACGGCAGAAAACTTTTTAAAATATTATAAACGAAAATATTTTACAGCAAGTTCGCAAGAAGATTATTATGTTAAAGCAAATATTACATCTTTTATTCCATATAGTTTAACAATCGAAAACTTACCTTTTAATAATAAAAATTCATCTAAAAAACTTAAAACTTCAATTAAAGTTTTAATAGCAAAAGATTTTGTTGATCAAAAATTAAATGAATTTGTTGAAACAACCCTGAATTTATGACAGTATTATCAAATTGAAACATATAATGATAAACTTGTCTTTAAAATGAACCAAAATGATTTTGATAATTTAGTTAAAACAACTAATTCTTTCTCAGAAAAAAATAATTCATATGCAAATTTAGCGCCAGTGTTTCGAGCAGTTTTTAAAATATTTAATGATAAATTAGATAAAAAAATTACTCGTGACACAAGAATTGCATTTTCTAATAGTTTAGATAAAGTAAAGTTAATAAAACAAGATAGTTCATTTGCTTTTCAATTATTTCGAAAACAAAATGAAAATGGATATTATCCATGATTAGATATAAACTTTAGTTATAATAGTTTTGCTTATAGTTTTTTCTTTAAACCAGATAACAAAGAAACAAATACTGATAAAAAGGATGAATTTTTACAGACAATTGAATTTAAAGTTGTCTAA
- a CDS encoding MFS transporter, giving the protein MNRTKWKKLKQRESLSKKQKFINFFTHGLNKKTIGIITILSLADLFVFSGVLYLRYIMPNFHNYLQLSQSEFDIAISIYGFTALVSRIPGGYLADKLNAKIMFVIALMTTGIVGMWWTTLTKLNMDKTIRLTQLYVIYFLWGISIAGLFWNPLWKLVSQNVPKEKQGAAYGLQGSILGFFGIIVVAGAATGVTEVTKNLTNSNADLKTLPFLIFAYCICAMVLLMAVLSILFYS; this is encoded by the coding sequence ATGAATAGAACTAAATGGAAGAAATTAAAACAGAGAGAGTCGCTTAGTAAAAAGCAAAAATTTATTAATTTTTTTACACATGGTTTAAATAAAAAAACAATTGGTATTATTACAATTTTATCTTTAGCTGATTTATTTGTTTTTAGTGGAGTATTATATTTACGATATATTATGCCAAATTTTCATAACTATTTACAATTATCACAATCAGAATTTGATATTGCAATCTCAATATATGGTTTTACAGCTTTAGTTTCTAGAATTCCAGGCGGATATTTGGCGGATAAGTTAAATGCTAAAATTATGTTTGTTATTGCTTTAATGACGACTGGAATAGTTGGAATGTGATGGACAACGTTAACAAAATTAAACATGGATAAAACTATTCGATTAACACAATTATATGTTATTTACTTTTTATGAGGGATTTCAATTGCCGGTTTGTTTTGAAATCCGTTATGAAAATTAGTTTCGCAAAATGTGCCGAAAGAAAAGCAAGGAGCGGCTTATGGTTTACAGGGTAGTATTCTTGGTTTCTTTGGAATAATTGTTGTTGCCGGGGCAGCAACAGGAGTTACTGAAGTTACAAAGAATTTAACAAATAGTAACGCCGATCTTAAAACCTTACCATTTTTAATTTTTGCATATTGTATTTGTGCGATGGTTTTGTTAATGGCGGTATTATCTATATTATTTTATTCCTAA